Below is a genomic region from Citrobacter tructae.
TACGGCCGGTATTCGTGTTGGTGATCACCCAATACGGCGTGCCTGGCACGTGTTTCGGCTTGGTTTGATTACCATTTTTCAGCAGCGTCTGTTCATCTGCCGCAAAATAGACGCGCGTGCGGCCATGCAACGATTCCGTAGCCTCAGCGAACGCGTGTTGATCCAGTGAATAGAGTGTAGACAGCACCAGCATAAAGCGGTTCACTGCCTTTTTCTGTTCCGCATATTCATCGGAAAGCAGCAGTTCACGCACGGCGCGCACTTTATCTTTTACGGGGTTGACCGGCTTAGCTTCCACAACAGGTTGCACGGCGCGAACTTCTTTCACCACCGGTGTGGCAGGTTGTGATGCGGCGGAAAACTTCAACATACGCCGTAAAATGTCGGATGCGCTCTCGCCGATATGCTTGGTGTGGCTGGCAATATAGCTATAGAGTTCATCATCAACTTCAATCGTTTTCATCTTAATCCAGTACGGTGTCTTTGCTGAATACAAGTCGTTGGGATTGTACACCGGTAGTGTAAAGGCAAATCCCAACAGCGGATAGCGTCAAGCCCGATGGCTGGAAAAACTCGGAGTAACCGTAGTTGTTGCAGCCGTGTGGCAGAATGGTCAACATGATACCCTAACCCGCTAGCGTGAAAAAAAGAACTTTGCCATGAAATTGAATATCCGAGCGCAATCTGCACAAAACCTGCACAATAATTCTCCCATCGTCCTGGTCCATGGTCTGTTTGGCAGTCTGGACAATCTGGGCATACTGGCACGCGATCTGGTCGTCGATCACGATATCATCCAAGTTGATATGCGAAATCATGGCCTTTCTCCCCGTTCCCCCGAGATGAATTACCCGGCGATGGCGCAAGATCTGCTGGATACGTTGGATGCCCACCAAATAGAAAAAGCCACCTTTATTGGCCACTCGATGGGGGGCAAAGCCGTCATGGCACTCACCGCCCTCGCACCGGAACGGATCGATCAGCTTGTGGCTATCGATATCGCCCCGGTTGACTATCATGTCCGCCGTCACGATGAGATCTTCGCTGCAATAAATGCCGTGACGGATGCGCAAGCTGCCTCACGCCAGCAGGCGGCAAGCGTGATGCGCCAATTTCTGAAAGAAGAAGGCGTTATTCAGTTTCTGCTGAAATCCTTTGTTGACGGTGAGTGGCGCTTTAACGTCCCGGTGCTATGGGAACAGTACCCACATATTGTCGGCTGGGAAACCATTCCGGCATGGGACCACCCGGCACTGTTTATCCCCGGCGGCAACTCGCCTTACGTGAGCGAAGCGTATCGCGCCCCACTGCTGGCGCAATTTCCGCAGGCGCGGGCGCACGTTATTGCCGGAGCAGGTCATTGGGTGCATGCAGAAAAACCCGATGCCGTGCTGCGCGCCATCCGTCGTTATCTGACAGAACGCACTAACTGATTAAAAACTCAGCGTCCGCGCGCGAATACGTGCGTGGGCGTTGGCGCGCCTCCCCTGCTGATGTATGATGGCGCGCTATCCATCCGGGCAGACGCCTGGCTGATTGTTTCCCCGAAGTCACCAAGATCATGGCCAAAGAACAAACGGACCGTACGACATTAGATCTGTTCGCGCAGGAGCGTCGCCCGGGACGACCCAAAACCAATCCGCTTTCGCGTGATGAACAGTTACGTATTAATAAACGTAATCAGCTTAAACGCGACAAAGTTCGTGGGCTTAAGCGTGTCGAACTGAAACTGAACGCCGACGCCGTTGACGCGCTGAATGAACTGGCGGACGCGCGTAACATGAGTCGCAGCGAGCTCATCGAAGAGATGCTGATGAACCAACTCGCCGCATTGCATGGTCAGGCATAGTCTGAATTTCTGCTCTAAATCATAAATCGTGTAGCACAGAGTGCAGTCCAGCGTGTTTGCTGTTTCCGCATGCCTGACTGTTCTGCTATGATTGCCCTTATCCGTGGGCATTGCGCCACCACCATTTCAATAAGTTTCAAGAGGTTATTTTACTCATGGCAATCACTGGCATCTTTTTCGGCAGCGACACCGGCAATACCGAAAACATCGCAAAAATGATTCAAAAACAGCTTGGTAAAGACGTTGCCGATGTACATGACATTGCAAAAAGCAGCAAAGAAGACCTGGAAGGGTATGACATTTTGCTGCTCGGCATCCCTACCTGGTACTACGGTGAAGCGCAGTGTGACTGGGACGACTTCTTCCCGACTCTCGAAGACATTGATTTTAACGGCAAACTGGTTGCGTTGTTTGGCTGCGGCGACCAGGAAGATTACGCAGAATATTTCTGTGATGCGTTAGGTACAATTCGCGACATCATCGAACCACGTGGTGCAACTATCGTCGGCCACTGGCCAACGGCAGGTTATCACTTTGAAGCGTCCAAAGGTCTGGCGGACGACGATCACTTTGTTGGCCTGGCTATCGACGAAGATCGCCAGCCGGAGCTGACCGCTGAACGCGTAGAAAAATGGGTTAAGCAGATTTCATCCGAACTGCATCTCGACGAAATCATTAACGCCTGATTTCATGAGGCGCTGATCTTCATCGGCGCCTCATCTATAGATAAAACCAATCAAAATAATTGCTACAAATTTTTAACTTTTTCGCCTGACCCTGTACAATGGCTGGATGCCAATCGGGTATTGCACAGTGTGATTGTTGGCGATACCACGTTTTGATTAACAATATTTGCCAGAGACTTGCTGTTTTCATTTAGCCATGGCAGTTCTATAATGATACGCATTATCTCAAGTGCAATTTCTGTCACTTCTTTTAATGAAGTGAACCGTTTAGCTACAGGACAGATTCCGCATGACTGACAACAATACCGCATTAAAGAAGGCTGGCCTGAAAGTAACGCTTCCTCGTTTAAAAATTCTGGAAGTTCTTCAGGGACCGGATAACCATCACGTCAGTGCGGAAGACTTATACAAACGCCTGATCGATATGGGTGAAGAGATTGGTCTGGCGACCGTGTATCGTGTGCTGAACCAATTTGACGATGCTGGTATCGTGACCCGCCATAATTTCGAAGGGGGTAAATCCGTCTTCGAACTGACCCAGCAACATCATCACGATCACCTGATCTGCCTCGACTGTGGCAAAGTGGTCGAATTCAGTGATGACTCCATCGAAGCGCGCCAGCGTGAGATTGCGGCTAAACATGGTATTCGTCTAACCAACCATAGCCTCTATCTTTACGGCCACTGTGCTGAAGGCGATTGCCGCGAAGATGATCATGCACACGATGCCAAGTAATGTGATGCATTCTGAAAAGCCAACCTTACGGTTGGCTTTTTTTATACACATAAAAAAGACCCGCTGCATCAGCGAGTCCTTTTAGGATAACAACGGTGACGTTTTACTGAGCCGTATTCTTGCTGCGAATTTCCTGCCAGACCTTGTCGCAATCGGCCGAAACGGCCTGATCGTTGCCTGTACGCGTCGCCTGGATACACTGCTGGTAATCCAGTACCCGTACGCTTTCTTCATTGGCAAACTGCTGATGCTGTTTTTCTTTCTTCAGCACGTTTAACACGCTTTGGCAGGCCTCGATTTTCTCTGGCGATCCCTGGGCGGTGTTAATACAGGCGCTGTAGGCTTCTTTCAAACGGCTGTCTTCTTTTGGTGCAGGCGATTGCGCACAGGCCACCAGCCCGGTTGCCATAATGGCGATGAGTATCAGTTTTTTCATAGAACGGTCCTCAACGTTGCGGCAGACACCAAGCCCGCCGCTGTTGGCATTAGAAGATGGTGAATGGTGCAATCACGATAAACTTCACGTCACGCTCATCCTGGAAGATGTTGCCGTAACCACCGCTCCAGCTCGGAATGTCTGAATGGTTGTCGTACTGGGTGAAGTGCAGTTTAAACATGGTGCCTTTCGCACGACCATCCTGCAGGGTGTAGACCGCATCCAGGCTGTAAGACGACTCTTCGATGGTACGATTTTTGTCGTAGTACGCATCCGGGTTAGTCTGCCAGGTCGATGGCTTAGCGTCCCAGGCGTAAACATAGGAGGCACCCACAGCCCAACCTGGCAGGTTCCAGTTCTTCAGGTCATACATTGCGCCAAAGAAGACCGCTTTTTCACCGTTGGCGTTGAAGTCAGAACGGTTATCCCACCACACGTCCAGGCGACCGTTTGAAGAAGCATAAGTTGGGGTCATACGCTGCAGGAAGTAGCCCTGCTGTCCGTCCGCTTTAACCCAGGTTCCTTCCAAACGCAGGTCAACCACTTCCGCCACTTTGTAGCCAAAAGTCAACGCCTGCAGCCAGGCGGTGCCGTCATAAATGTTGTTAACCGTACGGTCATCAACCTTGTCACGTGCGCCGTAGAACTGATAGCTGGTGGTAAACGGGTTGCCGCCTAAATCAAATTTGTAACTGGCTTTCGCGAAATATTGATCGACATAGCCTTCGGACTGACCAAATGCCGCTTCCAGTAACAGGTTATTTTTAAAGTCGTATTTCGCGCCAACCGAATGGAGGTAATCCACCTTGGTTTTTTTATCGGCCTGATAAAATTTATCGACTTCGGTGTGCCACGGTGCTTTATATTCGTTGGCCCACATGTAGGAGAAGCTCAATGCGCCCGCGTCACCATAGTCAAAATTGGCTCCGGCTTCAGCACCCTGATAGGTACCCGGCATAAAGCTCCAGTGCGGAGCCAGCAAAGTCTGCCCGGTGGGTTGAATATAACCGGCGCGTGCCCAGGTTGGGCCATACTTAAATTTCGCTGCCGCTTTATAAAGGCTAATCCCGCTCTTATCGCCGGAGTAATCTTCGTCATAACCTTTATTTTTTGAAGAGAATGCGATTTCGTTTGGATGACCACTTTCGCTACTTTCGTTCATTTCAATAGCGGTAAATGCTGCGATATCAATACCAAACATATCAGCCGCGTAACCGGACTGGAAATCAAGGTTAGCGTTCCAGGTGGAGTGAGAAAGGTTGGTTTTGTATTTATCATGATCGGTAACATCTTTACGGTCACGCTCACGCTGCCAGTAATAGATGCCGCCAGTTAAGGTAGAATCATCAATAAAACCTTCGGCGTGTACCTGGGGAGCGACAACGAAACCCGACATTGCTGTGATACCGGCGATAGCCAGCGCCAGCGTACTACGTTTGCCACTAAACGTACGCATATGTTAATCCTCTTTGACGTATAAAATGCTGTCACCAAAGGCAAACAGCGAAAAAACAAAAAGTAAAAAAAGTAGCGCTGAGAAAACCTCATTGACTACAATGAATAGACTATTTTTCGCGACGCGAATTATCAATCTCTTTTTGTAACCAGTATGTAAGAACATGAGCAACCGCACATATTTGATTGCTTTTTGTTACATTTTCATGCGTAGATAAAAAAGCGTTGAAAAATGAAAAAAATCACTTGCTTTCCATATGGATGAAAACGGTTACAGCCAAAATCATCACGGAATAAAACGTTTTGATACGCAATTAATTTATTCTAAATACCAGGCTGAATAATAATTAATTCGCTCTGCAAACAGAGCCTATGATGCGGGTTGTAGAGATAAAAAAAACGCCGCAGAGCGCGGCGTTTGACAGGATGTATATAGTGCGACTTATTCGCCCGCTTTAGCCCACGTATCACGCAGACCCACGGTACGGTTAAACACCAGCTTGTCCGCCGTTGCATAGCGGCTATCGAGGCAGAAGTACCCTTCACGTTCAAACTGGAAGGCTTTACCCGCTACAGCAGCCTGTAGCGACGGTTCACCGTAGCCCTGTTTAATCACCAGTGAATCTGGGTTAATGACAGACAGGAAGTCGTCCGCCGCACCTGGGTTCGCTACGCTGAACAGACGATCGTACAGGCGGATTTCAATCGGCAGCGCATGTGCCGCGCTGACCCAATGAATAACGCCTTTCACTTTACGCCCATCGGCAGGATCTTTGCTCAGGGTGTCAGCGTCGTAGGTACAGAAAATGGTAGTGATATTCCCTTCTGCATCTTTCTCTACGCGCTCGGCTTTAACAACATAAGCATTACGCAGACGGACTTCTTTGCCCATTACCAGACGCTTATACTGCTTGTTGGCTTCTTCACGGAAATCTGCGCGATCGATCCAAATTTCACCGCTGAACGGCACTTCACGGCTACCCATTTCCGGTTTATTCGGATGGTTAGGCATAGTGACCAGTTCGCTTTCACCCTGCGGATAGTTTTCGATAACCAGTTTCACCGGATCGATAACTGCCATCGCGCGCGGCGCATTTTCGTTCAGGTCTTCGCGAATACAAGATTCCAGAGAGGCGATCTCAATGGTGTTATCCTGTTTGGTCACGCCAATGCGTTTGCAGAACTCACGGATCGCGGCAGCGGTGTAACCGCGACGACGCAGGCCAGAGATGGTCGGCATACGCGGGTCGTCCCAGCCTTCAACGTGCTTGTCGGTCACCAGCAGGTTCAGCTTACGCTTGGACATCACGGTGTATTCCAGATTCAGGCGCGAGAATTCGTACTGGCGCGGATGAACCGGAATGGTGATGTTGTCCAGCACCCAGTCGTACAGACGACGGTTGTCCTGGAATTCCAGCGTACACAGTGAATGCGTGATGCCTTCCAGCGCATCGCTGATGCAGTGGGTGAAGTCGTACATCGGGTAGATGCACCACTTATTACCAGTCTGATGGTGTTCCGCGAACTTAATGCGATACAGCACCGGGTCGCGCATGACGATAAACGGCGAGGCCATATCGATCTTCGCACGCAGGC
It encodes:
- the seqA gene encoding replication initiation negative regulator SeqA yields the protein MKTIEVDDELYSYIASHTKHIGESASDILRRMLKFSAASQPATPVVKEVRAVQPVVEAKPVNPVKDKVRAVRELLLSDEYAEQKKAVNRFMLVLSTLYSLDQHAFAEATESLHGRTRVYFAADEQTLLKNGNQTKPKHVPGTPYWVITNTNTGRKCSMVEHIMQSMQFPAELIEKVCGTI
- the ybfE gene encoding LexA regulated protein, with the protein product MAKEQTDRTTLDLFAQERRPGRPKTNPLSRDEQLRINKRNQLKRDKVRGLKRVELKLNADAVDALNELADARNMSRSELIEEMLMNQLAALHGQA
- the fur gene encoding ferric iron uptake transcriptional regulator; protein product: MTDNNTALKKAGLKVTLPRLKILEVLQGPDNHHVSAEDLYKRLIDMGEEIGLATVYRVLNQFDDAGIVTRHNFEGGKSVFELTQQHHHDHLICLDCGKVVEFSDDSIEARQREIAAKHGIRLTNHSLYLYGHCAEGDCREDDHAHDAK
- the fldA gene encoding flavodoxin FldA — encoded protein: MAITGIFFGSDTGNTENIAKMIQKQLGKDVADVHDIAKSSKEDLEGYDILLLGIPTWYYGEAQCDWDDFFPTLEDIDFNGKLVALFGCGDQEDYAEYFCDALGTIRDIIEPRGATIVGHWPTAGYHFEASKGLADDDHFVGLAIDEDRQPELTAERVEKWVKQISSELHLDEIINA
- the chiP gene encoding chitoporin ChiP, with product MRTFSGKRSTLALAIAGITAMSGFVVAPQVHAEGFIDDSTLTGGIYYWQRERDRKDVTDHDKYKTNLSHSTWNANLDFQSGYAADMFGIDIAAFTAIEMNESSESGHPNEIAFSSKNKGYDEDYSGDKSGISLYKAAAKFKYGPTWARAGYIQPTGQTLLAPHWSFMPGTYQGAEAGANFDYGDAGALSFSYMWANEYKAPWHTEVDKFYQADKKTKVDYLHSVGAKYDFKNNLLLEAAFGQSEGYVDQYFAKASYKFDLGGNPFTTSYQFYGARDKVDDRTVNNIYDGTAWLQALTFGYKVAEVVDLRLEGTWVKADGQQGYFLQRMTPTYASSNGRLDVWWDNRSDFNANGEKAVFFGAMYDLKNWNLPGWAVGASYVYAWDAKPSTWQTNPDAYYDKNRTIEESSYSLDAVYTLQDGRAKGTMFKLHFTQYDNHSDIPSWSGGYGNIFQDERDVKFIVIAPFTIF
- the chiQ gene encoding ChiQ/YbfN family lipoprotein; its protein translation is MKKLILIAIMATGLVACAQSPAPKEDSRLKEAYSACINTAQGSPEKIEACQSVLNVLKKEKQHQQFANEESVRVLDYQQCIQATRTGNDQAVSADCDKVWQEIRSKNTAQ
- the ybfF gene encoding esterase — encoded protein: MKLNIRAQSAQNLHNNSPIVLVHGLFGSLDNLGILARDLVVDHDIIQVDMRNHGLSPRSPEMNYPAMAQDLLDTLDAHQIEKATFIGHSMGGKAVMALTALAPERIDQLVAIDIAPVDYHVRRHDEIFAAINAVTDAQAASRQQAASVMRQFLKEEGVIQFLLKSFVDGEWRFNVPVLWEQYPHIVGWETIPAWDHPALFIPGGNSPYVSEAYRAPLLAQFPQARAHVIAGAGHWVHAEKPDAVLRAIRRYLTERTN
- the glnS gene encoding glutamine--tRNA ligase: MSEAEARPSNFIRQIIDEDLASGKHTTIHTRFPPEPNGYLHIGHAKSICLNFGIAQDYQGQCNLRFDDTNPVKEDIEYVESIKNDVEWLGFHWTGDIRYSSDYFDQLHAYAVELINKGLAYVDELSADEIREYRGTLTQPGKNSPYRDRSVEENLTLFEKMRTGGFEEGKACLRAKIDMASPFIVMRDPVLYRIKFAEHHQTGNKWCIYPMYDFTHCISDALEGITHSLCTLEFQDNRRLYDWVLDNITIPVHPRQYEFSRLNLEYTVMSKRKLNLLVTDKHVEGWDDPRMPTISGLRRRGYTAAAIREFCKRIGVTKQDNTIEIASLESCIREDLNENAPRAMAVIDPVKLVIENYPQGESELVTMPNHPNKPEMGSREVPFSGEIWIDRADFREEANKQYKRLVMGKEVRLRNAYVVKAERVEKDAEGNITTIFCTYDADTLSKDPADGRKVKGVIHWVSAAHALPIEIRLYDRLFSVANPGAADDFLSVINPDSLVIKQGYGEPSLQAAVAGKAFQFEREGYFCLDSRYATADKLVFNRTVGLRDTWAKAGE
- a CDS encoding ryhB-regulated fur leader peptide, with the protein product MIRIISSAISVTSFNEVNRLATGQIPHD